From Camelina sativa cultivar DH55 chromosome 20, Cs, whole genome shotgun sequence, the proteins below share one genomic window:
- the LOC104771700 gene encoding probable WRKY transcription factor 16 isoform X3, which yields MADSEQLVYISCAEEIRYSFVSHLSEALRRKGIHDVFVDSYDDLLSDESQSKVERARVSVMVLPGDRSTACLDKLVKVLECERTNDQVVVPVLYGVRTLETDWHIALDSKGFSSIHQSRKGCSDSQLVKDIVRDVYEKLFYTGRIGIYSKLLEIETMVCKQSLDIRRVGIWGMPGIGKTTLAKAVFDQMSSAFDASCFIEDYTKAIQEKGLYRLLEEQFLEEKAGASGGTITKLSLIKEKLNNKRVLVVLDDVRNALVVESFLRGFDWFGPESLIIITSRDRKVFRLCRVNQIYEVPGLNEKEALQLFSFCASMNDRAEQGLHEVSMKVIAYAKGHPLALNIYGKELKGIKSPSELETAFLELKERPPTKFVDAIKSCYDSLNDSEKYIFLDIACFFQGENVDYVMQLLEGCGFFPHVGMDVLVDKCLVTLSENRVCMHNLIQDVGREIIKRETLQIERRSRLWEPWCIKLLLEDNRRKENGEHKTTLECAQGTDEIEGMFLDTSNLSFDVNPAAFENMLNLRLLKIYCSKPEIHPVINFHRGSLQFFPNELRLLHWENYPLQLLPQNFDPRHLVEINMPYSQLRKLWGGIKKLEMLRTIRLCHSQQLVDIDDLLKAPNLEVIDLQGCTKLHSFPATGQLMNLRVVNLSGCTEIKSFPEIPPNIEILHLRGTGITELPLCVVKPNYKDLLRLLAEIPGLSGVSNLAEADVKSLTSLMKVSTSNQDLGKLICIELKDCSRLRSLPDMVNLELLRVLDLSGCSELETIQGFPRNLKELYLGGTAVREVPQLPQSLELFNAHGCVSLKSVSLDFENIPVHYTLSNCFDLSPEVVNDFLVKALVNAKHLPRERQQQELNRALAFSFCVPCHANQNSTLDLQLGSSVMTRLDPSWRNMLVGFVMLVEVSFSEDSFDTTGFGISCVCRWKNKEGHSHKIERNFHYWAPGEAIPKLQKDHMFVFCDVNMRPSTDEENDPDIWADLVVFDFVPVNKQTKPLDDICTVRRCGVRVITSTTGDTISENILPDFSSNTFESSGNDVEEEVLRVTYDGLQDREKALFLYMAFLLNDEDVGLVAPLIASIDLDVSSGLKVLADKSLICVSSNGQIVVHGLLRKMGKEILHGQSMMPGSSKKTERLLENRQSSVSIARKILITDSENSGKRTRDSFNYLPIRENDGRDREREDSHFVKRGRHRETETTMAEAKEEKREINKEEKSVKLFVGQIPKHMLESQLLTFFQEFAVVNEVKIIKEKSTGVSRGCCFLLCSSRQEADKLVNSCHNKKTLPGASNPVQVKYADGELERLEHKLFVGMLPKNVSEAEVQSLFSKYGTIKDLQILGGSQLTSRGCAFLKYETKEQADAAIEAVNGKHIMEGTVPLVVRWADTEKEKHTRKLQKANADRTNASLFGAFPMFTHGQKVRICLSITYLWNLGIKNLRLYFNLSVLF from the exons ATGGCGGACAGTGAGCAATTAGTCTACATCAGCTGCGCAGAAGAGATTCGCTACTCCTTCGTCAGCCACCTCTCCGAAGCTCTCCGTCGAAAAGGCATACACGATGTATTCGTCGACAGCTACGACGATCTGCTTTCCGACGAGTCTCAATCAAAGGTTGAGAGAGCTAGGGTTTCTGTGATGGTTTTACCCGGAGACCGAAGTACGGCATGCCTTGACAAACTCGTGAAGGTCCTCGAGTGCGAGAGGACCAACGACCAGGTGGTAGTTCCAGTGTTGTACGGCGTCAGAACATTAGAGACCGATTGGCATATCGCGTTAGATTCCAAGGGCTTCTCATCAATCCACCAGTCCAG GAAGGGATGTAGCGACTCACAACTTGTAAAAGATATTGTGAGAGATGTGTATGAGAAGCTTTTTTATACGGGACGGATTGGCATCTACTCAAAGCTGCTGGAGATAGAAACCATGGTTTGCAAACAATCCTTGGACATCCGCCGTGTTGGAATTTGGGGTATGCCTGGCATAGGCAAGACAACACTTGCTAAAGCAGTCTTTGATCAAATGTCCAGTGCCTTTGATGCTTCTTGTTTTATTGAAGACTATACCAAAGCTATTCAAGAGAAGGGTCTTTATCGCTTGCTGGAAGAACAATTTTTGGAAGAAAAGGCTGGTGCTAGCGGTGGTACCATTACGAAATTGAGCTTGATTAAAGAGAAATTAAACAATAAGAGagttcttgttgttcttgatgatgtgcGCAATGCTCTGGTTGTGGAGTCTTTTCTTAGAGGGTTTGACTGGTTTGGTCCCGAAAGCCTAATCATCATAACTTCCAGAGATAGAAAGGTGTTTCGCCTTTGTCGAGTCAATCAAATATATGAGGTTCCAGGTTTGAATGAGAAAGAGGCTCTTCAACTTTTCTCTTTCTGTGCATCTATGAATGATAGGGCAGAGCAGGGTCTCCACGAGGTGTCAATGAAAGTGATTGCATATGCTAAAGGACATCCTTTAGCTCTCAATATTTATGGCAAGGAGCTGAAGGGTATAAAAAGCCCTTCAGAATTGGAAACAGCATTCCTCGAACTCAAGGAACGTCCTCCAACTAAGTTTGTTGATGCAATCAAGAGTTGCTATGACTCACTCAATGACAGcgaaaaatacatttttttggatATAGCTTGTTTCTTTCAAGGAGAAAATGTCGACTACGTGATGCAACTGCTTGAGGGTTGTGGTTTCTTTCCACATGTTGGAATGGATGTTCTTGTCGACAAGTGTCTGGTGACTCTTTCAGAAAACCGAGTGTGTATGCATAACTTGATCCAAGATGTTGGCagagaaataataaaaagagaaacattaCAGATTGAGAGGCGCAGCAGACTGTGGGAACCTTGGTGCATCAAATTGTTATTAGAAGATAACAGAcgaaaagaaaatggagaacACAAAACAACTTTGGAATGTGCTCAG GGCACTGACGAGATCGAAGGCATGTTTCTAGACACATCAAACTTAAGTTTTGATGTCAATCCTGCTGCATTTGAGAATATGTTGAACCTTAGATTGCTCAAAATTTACTGTTCCAAACCTGAAATCCATCCTGTAATCAATTTCCATAGAGGCTCTCTACAGTTTTTTCCTAATGAGCTAAGACTCCTCCACTGGGAGAACTACCCTCTGCAACTTCTGCCTCAAAATTTTGATCCTAGGCACCTTGTGGAAATCAACATGCCATACAGCCAACTTAGGAAACTTTGGGGTGGAATCAAG AAGCTAGAGATGTTGAGGACGATCAGACTTTGTCATTCTCAGCAACTAGTTGATATTGACGACCTCTTAAAAGCTCCAAATCTTGAGGTGATTGATCTCCAAGGTTGTACAAAGCTGCATAGTTTCCCAGCCACAGGTCAACTGATGAATCTACGAGTTGTAAATCTCTCAGGTTGCACAGAAATCAAAAGTTTCCCAGAGATTCCCCCAAATATTGAGATACTGCATTTACGGGGGACCGGCATAACAGAATTACCACTTTGTGTTGTTAAGCCAAACTACAAAGATCTTTTGAGACTTCTAGCTGAAATCCCAGGTCTTTCAGGTGTCTCAAACCTTGCGGAAGCTGATGTCAAATCTTTAACAAGTCTGATGAAAGTGAGCACATCTAATCAAGATCTTGGTAAGCTTATTTGCATAGAGCTAAAAGATTGTTCTCGTTTGCGAAGTCTGCCAGACATGGTTAATTTAGAACTTCTCAGAGTTCTTGATCTTTCTGGTTGCTCAGAGCTTGAGACTATTCAGGGGTTCCCACGGAACCTGAAAGAGTTATATCTTGGTGGCACTGCAGTAAGAGAAGTGCCACAACTTCCTCAAAGTCTAGAACTCTTTAATGCACATGGTTGTGTCTCACTCAAATCAGTTAGTTTGGACTTTGAGAACATTCCTGTGCATTACACATTAAGTAACTGTTTTGATCTCTCTCCAGAAGTGGTCAACGATTTTTTAGTGAAAGCACTGGTTAATGCAAAACACTTACCAAGAGAGCGTCAGCAG CAGGAACTCAACAGAGCTCTGGCTTTCAGCTTCTGTGTGCCCTGTCACGCGAATCAAAATTCTACACTTGACCTGCAACTAGGATCTTCTGTAATGACGCGACTAGACCCTTCTTGGAGAAACATGCTTGTGGGCTTCGTTATGCTAGTGGAAGTTTCATTTTCAGAGGATTCCTTTGATACTACTGGTTTTGGCATTAGCTGCGTTTGCAGATGGAAAAACAAGGAAGGCCACtctcataaaatagaaagaaattttCATTATTGGGCTCCAGGAGAAGCTATTCCAAAACTTCAAAAGGATCATATGTTTGTGTTCTGTGATGTTAATATGCGTCCAAGTACTGATGAAGAAAACGACCCTGATATCTGGGCTGATTTagttgtttttgattttgttcctGTCAACAAACAGACAAAGCCTCTAGATGATATTTGCACAGTGAGAAGATGTGGAGTCCGTGTAATAACTTCTACAACTGGTGATACTATCTCTGAGAACATTTTACCAGATTTTTCCTCGAACACATTCGAGTCTTCTGGTAATGAcgttgaagaagaagtgttGAGAGTCACTTATGATGGTTTACAAGACAGAGAAAAAGCTTTATTTCTTTACATGGCGTTTTTGTTAAATGACGAGGATGTTGGTTTGGTGGCACCACTTATTGCTAGCATTGATTTGGATGTTAGCTCTGGGCTCAAGGTATTAGCCGATAAGTCTCTCATATGTGTATCTTCCAACGGACAAATAGTGGTGCATGGTTTGCTACGGAAAATGGGTAAAGAAATCCTCCATGGACAATCCATGATGCCAGGTAGCTCAAAGAAGACTGAGAGATTGCTCGAAAATCGTCAGAGTTCTGTGAGCATTGCAAGGAAAATCTTGATCACTGATTCAGAGAATTCCGGAAAAAGGACCAGGGATTCGTTTAATTACCTGCCAATAAG AGAAAACGAtggaagagacagagagagagaagacagcCATTTTGTCAAGAGAGGAAGAcacagagagacagagacaacAATGGCCGAAGCGAAGgaggagaaaagagaaataaataaagaagaaaagagcgTTAAGCTTTTCGTCGGACAAATTCCAAAACATATGTTGGAATCTCAACTCCTAACATTTTTTCAGGAGTTTGCAGTCGTAAACGAAGTCAAAATCATCAAGGAAAAGAGTACAGGCGTCTCGCGAG GATGTTGTTTTCTGCTATGTTCATCGAGACAAGAAGCAGATAAGTTGGTTAATTCTTGCCATAACAAAAAGACATTGCCTGGG GCATCTAATCCAGTGCAAGTAAAGTATGCAGATGGTGAACTGGAAAGGCTAG AACATAAGCTTTTTGTCGGTATGCTTCCAAAGAATGTCTCTGAAGCTGAAGTTCAATCATTATTCTCCAAGTATGGGACCATAAAGGATTTACAGATTCTAGGAGGTTCTCAACTAACAAGCAGAG GTTGTGCTTTTCTCAAGTACGAGACAAAAGAACAAGCTGATGCTGCTATTGAAGCCGTCAATGGAAAACATATAATGGAG GGGACTGTTCCTTTAGTTGTCAGATGGGCCGacacagaaaaagagaaacacaCAAGAAAACTTCAAAAGGCTAATGCTGATCGAACAAATGCGTCATTGTTTGGAGCATTTCCCATGTTTACTCAT GGCCAGAAGGTGCGAATCTGTTTATCTATAACATACCTCTGGAATTTGGGGATCAAGAACTTGCGTCTATATTTCAACCTATCGGTGTTGTTCTGA
- the LOC104771700 gene encoding probable WRKY transcription factor 16 isoform X4 has translation MADSEQLVYISCAEEIRYSFVSHLSEALRRKGIHDVFVDSYDDLLSDESQSKVERARVSVMVLPGDRSTACLDKLVKVLECERTNDQVVVPVLYGVRTLETDWHIALDSKGFSSIHQSRKGCSDSQLVKDIVRDVYEKLFYTGRIGIYSKLLEIETMVCKQSLDIRRVGIWGMPGIGKTTLAKAVFDQMSSAFDASCFIEDYTKAIQEKGLYRLLEEQFLEEKAGASGGTITKLSLIKEKLNNKRVLVVLDDVRNALVVESFLRGFDWFGPESLIIITSRDRKVFRLCRVNQIYEVPGLNEKEALQLFSFCASMNDRAEQGLHEVSMKVIAYAKGHPLALNIYGKELKGIKSPSELETAFLELKERPPTKFVDAIKSCYDSLNDSEKYIFLDIACFFQGENVDYVMQLLEGCGFFPHVGMDVLVDKCLVTLSENRVCMHNLIQDVGREIIKRETLQIERRSRLWEPWCIKLLLEDNRRKENGEHKTTLECAQGTDEIEGMFLDTSNLSFDVNPAAFENMLNLRLLKIYCSKPEIHPVINFHRGSLQFFPNELRLLHWENYPLQLLPQNFDPRHLVEINMPYSQLRKLWGGIKKLEMLRTIRLCHSQQLVDIDDLLKAPNLEVIDLQGCTKLHSFPATGQLMNLRVVNLSGCTEIKSFPEIPPNIEILHLRGTGITELPLCVVKPNYKDLLRLLAEIPGLSGVSNLAEADVKSLTSLMKVSTSNQDLGKLICIELKDCSRLRSLPDMVNLELLRVLDLSGCSELETIQGFPRNLKELYLGGTAVREVPQLPQSLELFNAHGCVSLKSVSLDFENIPVHYTLSNCFDLSPEVVNDFLVKALVNAKHLPRERQQQELNRALAFSFCVPCHANQNSTLDLQLGSSVMTRLDPSWRNMLVGFVMLVEVSFSEDSFDTTGFGISCVCRWKNKEGHSHKIERNFHYWAPGEAIPKLQKDHMFVFCDVNMRPSTDEENDPDIWADLVVFDFVPVNKQTKPLDDICTVRRCGVRVITSTTGDTISENILPDFSSNTFESSGNDVEEEVLRVTYDGLQDREKALFLYMAFLLNDEDVGLVAPLIASIDLDVSSGLKVLADKSLICVSSNGQIVVHGLLRKMGKEILHGQSMMPGSSKKTERLLENRQSSVSIARKILITDSENSGKRTRDSFNYLPIRENDGRDREREDSHFVKRGRHRETETTMAEAKEEKREINKEEKSVKLFVGQIPKHMLESQLLTFFQEFAVVNEVKIIKEKSTGVSRGCCFLLCSSRQEADKLVNSCHNKKTLPGVNINFLCPNQLRIFQFECQFLKTLF, from the exons ATGGCGGACAGTGAGCAATTAGTCTACATCAGCTGCGCAGAAGAGATTCGCTACTCCTTCGTCAGCCACCTCTCCGAAGCTCTCCGTCGAAAAGGCATACACGATGTATTCGTCGACAGCTACGACGATCTGCTTTCCGACGAGTCTCAATCAAAGGTTGAGAGAGCTAGGGTTTCTGTGATGGTTTTACCCGGAGACCGAAGTACGGCATGCCTTGACAAACTCGTGAAGGTCCTCGAGTGCGAGAGGACCAACGACCAGGTGGTAGTTCCAGTGTTGTACGGCGTCAGAACATTAGAGACCGATTGGCATATCGCGTTAGATTCCAAGGGCTTCTCATCAATCCACCAGTCCAG GAAGGGATGTAGCGACTCACAACTTGTAAAAGATATTGTGAGAGATGTGTATGAGAAGCTTTTTTATACGGGACGGATTGGCATCTACTCAAAGCTGCTGGAGATAGAAACCATGGTTTGCAAACAATCCTTGGACATCCGCCGTGTTGGAATTTGGGGTATGCCTGGCATAGGCAAGACAACACTTGCTAAAGCAGTCTTTGATCAAATGTCCAGTGCCTTTGATGCTTCTTGTTTTATTGAAGACTATACCAAAGCTATTCAAGAGAAGGGTCTTTATCGCTTGCTGGAAGAACAATTTTTGGAAGAAAAGGCTGGTGCTAGCGGTGGTACCATTACGAAATTGAGCTTGATTAAAGAGAAATTAAACAATAAGAGagttcttgttgttcttgatgatgtgcGCAATGCTCTGGTTGTGGAGTCTTTTCTTAGAGGGTTTGACTGGTTTGGTCCCGAAAGCCTAATCATCATAACTTCCAGAGATAGAAAGGTGTTTCGCCTTTGTCGAGTCAATCAAATATATGAGGTTCCAGGTTTGAATGAGAAAGAGGCTCTTCAACTTTTCTCTTTCTGTGCATCTATGAATGATAGGGCAGAGCAGGGTCTCCACGAGGTGTCAATGAAAGTGATTGCATATGCTAAAGGACATCCTTTAGCTCTCAATATTTATGGCAAGGAGCTGAAGGGTATAAAAAGCCCTTCAGAATTGGAAACAGCATTCCTCGAACTCAAGGAACGTCCTCCAACTAAGTTTGTTGATGCAATCAAGAGTTGCTATGACTCACTCAATGACAGcgaaaaatacatttttttggatATAGCTTGTTTCTTTCAAGGAGAAAATGTCGACTACGTGATGCAACTGCTTGAGGGTTGTGGTTTCTTTCCACATGTTGGAATGGATGTTCTTGTCGACAAGTGTCTGGTGACTCTTTCAGAAAACCGAGTGTGTATGCATAACTTGATCCAAGATGTTGGCagagaaataataaaaagagaaacattaCAGATTGAGAGGCGCAGCAGACTGTGGGAACCTTGGTGCATCAAATTGTTATTAGAAGATAACAGAcgaaaagaaaatggagaacACAAAACAACTTTGGAATGTGCTCAG GGCACTGACGAGATCGAAGGCATGTTTCTAGACACATCAAACTTAAGTTTTGATGTCAATCCTGCTGCATTTGAGAATATGTTGAACCTTAGATTGCTCAAAATTTACTGTTCCAAACCTGAAATCCATCCTGTAATCAATTTCCATAGAGGCTCTCTACAGTTTTTTCCTAATGAGCTAAGACTCCTCCACTGGGAGAACTACCCTCTGCAACTTCTGCCTCAAAATTTTGATCCTAGGCACCTTGTGGAAATCAACATGCCATACAGCCAACTTAGGAAACTTTGGGGTGGAATCAAG AAGCTAGAGATGTTGAGGACGATCAGACTTTGTCATTCTCAGCAACTAGTTGATATTGACGACCTCTTAAAAGCTCCAAATCTTGAGGTGATTGATCTCCAAGGTTGTACAAAGCTGCATAGTTTCCCAGCCACAGGTCAACTGATGAATCTACGAGTTGTAAATCTCTCAGGTTGCACAGAAATCAAAAGTTTCCCAGAGATTCCCCCAAATATTGAGATACTGCATTTACGGGGGACCGGCATAACAGAATTACCACTTTGTGTTGTTAAGCCAAACTACAAAGATCTTTTGAGACTTCTAGCTGAAATCCCAGGTCTTTCAGGTGTCTCAAACCTTGCGGAAGCTGATGTCAAATCTTTAACAAGTCTGATGAAAGTGAGCACATCTAATCAAGATCTTGGTAAGCTTATTTGCATAGAGCTAAAAGATTGTTCTCGTTTGCGAAGTCTGCCAGACATGGTTAATTTAGAACTTCTCAGAGTTCTTGATCTTTCTGGTTGCTCAGAGCTTGAGACTATTCAGGGGTTCCCACGGAACCTGAAAGAGTTATATCTTGGTGGCACTGCAGTAAGAGAAGTGCCACAACTTCCTCAAAGTCTAGAACTCTTTAATGCACATGGTTGTGTCTCACTCAAATCAGTTAGTTTGGACTTTGAGAACATTCCTGTGCATTACACATTAAGTAACTGTTTTGATCTCTCTCCAGAAGTGGTCAACGATTTTTTAGTGAAAGCACTGGTTAATGCAAAACACTTACCAAGAGAGCGTCAGCAG CAGGAACTCAACAGAGCTCTGGCTTTCAGCTTCTGTGTGCCCTGTCACGCGAATCAAAATTCTACACTTGACCTGCAACTAGGATCTTCTGTAATGACGCGACTAGACCCTTCTTGGAGAAACATGCTTGTGGGCTTCGTTATGCTAGTGGAAGTTTCATTTTCAGAGGATTCCTTTGATACTACTGGTTTTGGCATTAGCTGCGTTTGCAGATGGAAAAACAAGGAAGGCCACtctcataaaatagaaagaaattttCATTATTGGGCTCCAGGAGAAGCTATTCCAAAACTTCAAAAGGATCATATGTTTGTGTTCTGTGATGTTAATATGCGTCCAAGTACTGATGAAGAAAACGACCCTGATATCTGGGCTGATTTagttgtttttgattttgttcctGTCAACAAACAGACAAAGCCTCTAGATGATATTTGCACAGTGAGAAGATGTGGAGTCCGTGTAATAACTTCTACAACTGGTGATACTATCTCTGAGAACATTTTACCAGATTTTTCCTCGAACACATTCGAGTCTTCTGGTAATGAcgttgaagaagaagtgttGAGAGTCACTTATGATGGTTTACAAGACAGAGAAAAAGCTTTATTTCTTTACATGGCGTTTTTGTTAAATGACGAGGATGTTGGTTTGGTGGCACCACTTATTGCTAGCATTGATTTGGATGTTAGCTCTGGGCTCAAGGTATTAGCCGATAAGTCTCTCATATGTGTATCTTCCAACGGACAAATAGTGGTGCATGGTTTGCTACGGAAAATGGGTAAAGAAATCCTCCATGGACAATCCATGATGCCAGGTAGCTCAAAGAAGACTGAGAGATTGCTCGAAAATCGTCAGAGTTCTGTGAGCATTGCAAGGAAAATCTTGATCACTGATTCAGAGAATTCCGGAAAAAGGACCAGGGATTCGTTTAATTACCTGCCAATAAG AGAAAACGAtggaagagacagagagagagaagacagcCATTTTGTCAAGAGAGGAAGAcacagagagacagagacaacAATGGCCGAAGCGAAGgaggagaaaagagaaataaataaagaagaaaagagcgTTAAGCTTTTCGTCGGACAAATTCCAAAACATATGTTGGAATCTCAACTCCTAACATTTTTTCAGGAGTTTGCAGTCGTAAACGAAGTCAAAATCATCAAGGAAAAGAGTACAGGCGTCTCGCGAG GATGTTGTTTTCTGCTATGTTCATCGAGACAAGAAGCAGATAAGTTGGTTAATTCTTGCCATAACAAAAAGACATTGCCTGGG GTGAACATCAATTTCCTTTGCCCGAATCAGCTTCGAATTTTTCAATTCGAGTGTCAGTTTCTCAAGACATTGTTTTAA